One genomic region from Blattabacterium cuenoti encodes:
- the rplI gene encoding 50S ribosomal protein L9, translated as MKILLKKDVENLGFQYDELDVKPGYARNYLIPKGYAVLALPGIIKNTREILKQRSKKENFLIEKSKEIENKLRKLTIKIPAKVGKGGKLFGSINNQELMKILKKEGISIDKKFIRIPGNKVIKTIGKHQANIRLHQKREFTLNFEVLASS; from the coding sequence ATGAAAATTCTTTTAAAAAAAGACGTAGAAAATTTGGGGTTTCAATATGATGAATTAGATGTTAAACCTGGTTACGCTAGAAATTATTTAATTCCTAAGGGATATGCTGTTTTAGCATTACCTGGAATTATAAAAAATACTCGTGAAATATTGAAACAACGTTCTAAAAAAGAAAATTTTTTAATTGAAAAATCAAAAGAGATAGAAAATAAGTTAAGAAAATTGACTATTAAAATCCCAGCTAAAGTGGGAAAGGGAGGAAAACTTTTTGGTTCTATTAATAATCAAGAACTCATGAAAATTTTGAAGAAAGAAGGAATTTCAATAGATAAAAAATTTATTAGAATTCCTGGAAATAAAGTCATTAAAACAATAGGAAAACATCAGGCAAATATACGATTGCATCAAAAACGAGAATTTACGTTAAATTTTGAAGTATTAGCTTCTTCCTAA
- the rpsR gene encoding 30S ribosomal protein S18 gives MILEETHQHPKQQVSDSDLRYLSPIKIETKVEKKYCYFEKRNIKYIDYKDAPFLIKFLNAQGKILPRRITGTLQKNQNKLNAAIKRCRQIGLLPFVTDDLR, from the coding sequence ATGATTTTAGAGGAAACCCATCAACATCCAAAACAACAAGTATCAGATAGTGATTTAAGATACTTATCTCCTATTAAAATAGAAACCAAAGTAGAAAAAAAATATTGTTATTTTGAAAAAAGAAATATTAAATATATAGATTATAAGGATGCTCCATTTTTAATTAAATTTCTAAATGCACAAGGTAAAATTTTACCACGTCGTATCACAGGAACTTTACAAAAAAATCAAAACAAATTAAATGCAGCTATCAAGAGATGTAGGCAAATTGGACTTTTGCCTTTTGTTACAGATGATTTAAGATAA
- the rpsF gene encoding 30S ribosomal protein S6: MLKHYENIMIITPILSDDQAKETAKEYENYLIQKKGKIVYQEHWGLKKLAYPIHKKQSGCYHLFEFLLIPNLISDLELKLRQDERILRFLTVKLNKYGIEYAERRRKKFLKKDEEL; encoded by the coding sequence ATGCTTAAACATTATGAAAATATCATGATAATCACTCCTATATTATCTGATGATCAAGCAAAAGAAACAGCAAAAGAATATGAAAATTATCTAATCCAAAAAAAAGGAAAAATTGTTTATCAGGAACATTGGGGATTAAAAAAACTAGCTTATCCTATTCACAAAAAACAAAGTGGTTGTTATCATTTATTTGAATTTTTGTTGATTCCCAATTTAATCTCTGATTTAGAATTAAAATTAAGACAAGATGAACGTATTTTACGTTTTTTAACTGTAAAATTAAATAAATATGGAATAGAATATGCAGAAAGAAGAAGAAAAAAATTCTTAAAAAAAGATGAAGAATTATGA
- the gltX gene encoding glutamate--tRNA ligase, whose translation MSQHFVRVRFAPSPTGPLHLGGIRTALYNYLFAKRHGGTFILRIEDTDRKRFVSNSESYILETLKWCHIEPDEGVGYGGPYFPYYQSKRWNIYRFYINQLLEKGYAYYAFDTDLDLDKKRKEYNDRGLIFSYNYKIRMDMNNSLTMTKEQLDAKLQSCYSYVIRFKIQPGEKLNMYDLIRGNIIVDTDYLDDKILLKSDGVATYHLANTIDDHLMKITHVLRGEEWLPSMSLHILLYRAFGWIPPHFAHLPLILRKDGKGKISKRNADSLDFPIYPIQWKVPDTQIIIPGYRELGYFPEAFVNMLALLGWNPGIKREIFSLQELINFFSLEKINKSGVYFDLKKANWFNKKYLNKKKEEIFSFLCEELKKRSIFYKKDFLCKIIHLTIDRIHFIHEIWEHSFYFFISPSSYESNFFNKICHQKSIFQLENVKILLSHTSQFTSVNLKPLFQEDQKNRHQIMQLFRLALVGVLKGIDIFMILEMLGKEESIQRVEKLINRIKEKI comes from the coding sequence ATGTCACAACATTTTGTAAGAGTTCGTTTTGCCCCTAGTCCGACAGGACCACTTCATTTAGGTGGAATCAGAACTGCATTATACAATTATCTTTTTGCTAAAAGACATGGCGGTACATTTATTCTTAGAATAGAGGATACTGATCGAAAAAGATTTGTTTCTAATTCTGAATCGTATATTCTTGAAACATTAAAATGGTGTCATATAGAACCTGATGAAGGAGTAGGTTATGGAGGCCCTTATTTTCCTTATTATCAATCTAAAAGATGGAATATTTATCGTTTTTATATAAATCAATTGTTAGAAAAAGGATATGCTTATTATGCTTTTGATACAGATCTAGATCTTGATAAAAAAAGGAAGGAATATAACGATCGTGGATTAATTTTTTCTTATAATTATAAAATTCGAATGGATATGAACAATTCTTTAACTATGACGAAAGAACAATTAGATGCTAAATTACAATCTTGTTATTCCTATGTGATTCGATTTAAAATCCAACCTGGAGAAAAATTGAATATGTATGATCTCATACGTGGAAATATCATAGTAGATACAGATTATTTAGACGATAAGATATTGTTAAAATCAGATGGAGTAGCTACTTATCATTTAGCTAATACAATAGACGATCATCTCATGAAAATCACCCATGTTTTAAGAGGAGAAGAATGGCTTCCATCTATGTCCTTGCATATATTATTATATAGGGCTTTTGGTTGGATTCCTCCTCATTTTGCACATTTACCTTTAATTTTAAGAAAGGATGGAAAAGGAAAAATCAGCAAAAGAAATGCCGATAGCTTAGATTTTCCTATATATCCTATTCAATGGAAAGTTCCAGATACTCAAATCATCATTCCAGGATATAGGGAGTTAGGTTATTTCCCTGAAGCATTCGTGAATATGTTAGCTTTATTAGGATGGAATCCTGGAATCAAAAGGGAAATTTTTTCTTTACAAGAATTAATAAATTTTTTTTCTTTGGAAAAAATAAATAAATCTGGTGTTTATTTTGATCTAAAAAAAGCTAATTGGTTCAATAAAAAATATTTGAATAAAAAGAAAGAAGAAATATTTTCATTTCTTTGCGAAGAACTCAAAAAACGTTCGATTTTCTATAAAAAAGATTTTTTGTGTAAAATTATCCATCTAACGATTGATAGAATACATTTCATTCATGAAATATGGGAACATTCTTTTTATTTTTTTATTTCTCCTAGTTCTTATGAATCTAATTTTTTCAATAAAATTTGTCATCAAAAATCTATCTTTCAATTAGAAAATGTAAAAATTTTGTTATCTCATACAAGTCAATTTACGTCTGTCAATTTAAAACCCTTGTTTCAAGAGGATCAAAAAAATAGACATCAAATTATGCAATTATTCCGCTTGGCTTTAGTCGGTGTTCTAAAAGGAATTGATATTTTCATGATTTTGGAAATGCTAGGAAAAGAAGAAAGCATACAACGTGTAGAAAAATTGATAAATAGAATCAAAGAAAAAATTTAG
- the mnmE gene encoding tRNA uridine-5-carboxymethylaminomethyl(34) synthesis GTPase MnmE has translation MLDEETIVALATPIGSSAISVIRLSGKTSISTVENIFLPIKPGKKLENQSTHTIHLGYLMEEDKNLLDQVLISIFKSPFSYTGENMIEISCHGSYYIQQRILQLLIRKGIRLARPGEFTFRAFLNKKVDLSQAEAIADLILSENKAYHEISLQQIKGKLSNTIKNLRKKLLDFASLLELELDFSEDNVIFVNRSDLFSFLQELEKTLKDLIESFSLGNAIKKGVYVVIIGEPNVGKSTFFNQVIEEDRSIISHIEGTTRDCVGGEIILNGILFHFFDTAGIRKSIDPIEMMGVEKTMNKIEESQVILYIFDSSEIKKQKKIISDIQKIKKKYPLKAIFAIANKSDLSHSHDFDNIKSKVSYFFEISAKNRHEVKKVLDVLNHLFIEKLKEKKIVVTQSRHYEALKLSLREVLLAYDALKKGLSEDLVSIYIKEALRYLGEITGEVTSEDILENIFSKFCIGK, from the coding sequence ATGTTAGATGAAGAGACCATTGTTGCTTTAGCAACTCCTATTGGTTCCAGTGCAATCTCTGTTATTCGTCTTTCTGGAAAAACTTCCATATCTACTGTTGAAAATATTTTTCTTCCTATTAAACCTGGAAAAAAACTGGAAAATCAATCTACACATACGATTCATTTAGGGTATCTTATGGAAGAAGATAAGAATTTATTGGATCAAGTATTAATTTCTATCTTCAAATCTCCTTTTTCATATACAGGAGAAAATATGATAGAGATCTCTTGTCATGGATCTTATTATATTCAACAACGGATTTTACAATTGCTAATTAGAAAAGGAATACGTTTAGCCCGTCCTGGTGAATTTACATTTCGTGCTTTTCTAAATAAAAAAGTGGATTTATCACAAGCCGAAGCTATAGCTGACCTGATTTTATCTGAAAATAAAGCTTATCATGAGATTTCTTTACAACAGATAAAAGGAAAATTATCTAATACCATTAAAAATTTAAGAAAAAAATTGTTGGATTTTGCATCTTTACTAGAACTTGAGTTAGATTTTTCTGAAGATAATGTGATTTTTGTTAATAGATCAGACCTTTTTTCCTTTTTACAAGAATTAGAAAAGACTTTAAAAGATTTAATTGAATCTTTTTCGTTGGGAAATGCTATCAAAAAAGGAGTATATGTGGTCATTATTGGAGAACCCAATGTCGGAAAATCTACTTTTTTCAATCAGGTTATTGAGGAAGACCGTTCTATTATATCCCATATAGAAGGAACGACTAGAGATTGTGTAGGAGGAGAAATCATTTTAAATGGAATTCTTTTTCATTTTTTTGATACAGCAGGAATTAGAAAATCCATAGATCCCATAGAAATGATGGGAGTTGAAAAGACCATGAATAAAATAGAAGAGTCTCAAGTGATATTATATATTTTTGATTCTTCAGAAATAAAAAAACAGAAAAAAATTATTAGTGATATTCAAAAAATTAAAAAAAAGTATCCATTAAAAGCTATTTTTGCAATAGCGAATAAGTCAGATCTATCCCATTCACATGATTTTGATAATATCAAGTCGAAGGTTTCTTATTTTTTTGAAATTTCTGCCAAAAATCGTCACGAAGTAAAAAAAGTCCTAGACGTTTTAAATCATTTATTTATTGAAAAATTAAAAGAAAAAAAAATAGTCGTTACACAAAGCAGACACTATGAAGCTTTGAAACTTTCATTAAGAGAGGTTTTATTAGCCTATGATGCTTTAAAAAAAGGACTTTCAGAAGATTTAGTTTCTATCTATATTAAAGAAGCATTGCGTTATTTAGGAGAGATAACGGGTGAAGTAACAAGTGAAGATATTCTGGAAAATATTTTCTCGAAATTTTGCATTGGAAAATAA
- a CDS encoding N5-glutamine methyltransferase family protein: MRSFDKFYRLFQKTLRDLYTEPKEIESLFFLLMTHIFKCDKTTVLLQLSNKKKINFLIYKTLIKKLWELKKNRPIQYVIEKAYFFGMEFIVNEKVFIPRPETEELVSWILQDNKNTRNIPIFDIGTGSGCIGITLKKKNPEIGHIYAIDFYQEVLNIARKNAELHNVEISFQKVDLLKDSISIPPKMDENSVSIIVSNPPYVRLSERKLLHPNIIQYEPFQALFVPDEDPLIFYKKISFWIKKKLIGIVYVYFEINQFIYLDIIDFLKKIGFLNIEIRKDFQGFFRMIRAVYYVKK; the protein is encoded by the coding sequence ATGAGATCTTTTGACAAATTTTACCGTTTATTTCAAAAAACTCTTCGAGATTTATATACAGAACCTAAAGAGATAGAAAGTCTCTTTTTTTTACTTATGACCCACATTTTTAAATGTGATAAAACAACTGTACTATTACAATTAAGTAATAAAAAGAAAATCAATTTTTTGATTTATAAAACATTAATCAAAAAATTATGGGAATTAAAAAAAAATAGACCGATTCAATATGTAATTGAAAAGGCTTACTTTTTTGGAATGGAATTCATAGTTAATGAAAAAGTATTCATTCCAAGACCGGAAACAGAAGAACTTGTATCCTGGATTCTACAGGATAATAAGAATACGAGGAACATTCCAATATTTGATATTGGAACAGGAAGTGGATGCATTGGTATTACCTTAAAAAAGAAGAACCCTGAAATTGGACACATTTATGCAATAGATTTTTATCAAGAAGTTCTTAATATTGCTCGTAAAAATGCAGAATTACATAACGTAGAAATTTCATTTCAAAAAGTGGATCTTTTGAAAGATTCGATTTCTATACCACCAAAAATGGACGAAAATTCTGTTAGCATTATTGTGAGTAATCCTCCTTATGTTAGGCTCTCTGAAAGAAAATTATTACATCCAAATATTATTCAATACGAACCTTTTCAAGCTTTATTTGTTCCTGATGAGGACCCTTTGATTTTTTATAAAAAAATTTCTTTTTGGATCAAAAAAAAATTGATTGGAATTGTTTATGTTTATTTTGAAATCAACCAATTTATTTATTTAGATATTATTGATTTTTTGAAAAAAATCGGATTTTTAAATATAGAAATAAGGAAAGATTTTCAAGGTTTTTTCAGAATGATTCGTGCAGTATATTACGTGAAGAAATAA
- the ligA gene encoding NAD-dependent DNA ligase LigA, producing the protein MDQKKKIEKKIQKLRKELSKYNHKYYNLDTSDISDFHFDKKLEELSFLEKKYPEFHNPTSPTIKIGAEIHETSSLSIVHKYKMYSLQNSYSKKELIIWKKKISKSIDLLSFVCELKYDGVSINLIYKNGFLTNAVTRGNGEKGEDVTENIKTIKYIPLKLRGNNYPAYLEIRGEVFLPTKNFIEINKKRIKSGQIPYANPRNTASGTLKIHDHKEVRKRNLFCIAFHVAGKNLPFDTQYESLKHIKNWGFQVPETARFCKNMEEVFHFIDFWSLWKEKLPYQIDGIVIKVNEYQKQSILGFTNKYPRWAIAYKFRQKLSETKLLSLTFQVGRTGVITPVANVVPISISGTRIKRVALYNDSFIQKMGIHYGDSLLLEKGGNIIPKVTEINIKKRSSQAFPVFFLKKCPSCNSILTKKNELFYCPNQNCSSQRIEKIKHFVSEKAMNIQKIGSEMIKKLYKKGFLYSFYNLYELKKEELLQIDGIKEKLADSVINNIKKSKSNPFDRVLYALGIRHVGEYLSKKLTEHFLEIDSLMHANYDHLISISGIGKKITKSIITYFSIYENEHVIKMLIKYGLHFSKSSMSKKFSYFSSIEGKSFVFTGKLSCMTRNQAKNMVENLGGRVYHTVNNQINFIVVGKNFGSKFKKSMEKNHVKILTENLFLDMLEKEKKEKEIKF; encoded by the coding sequence ATGGATCAAAAAAAAAAAATAGAAAAGAAAATACAAAAACTCAGAAAAGAGTTATCAAAATATAATCATAAATATTATAATTTGGACACTTCAGACATCTCCGATTTTCATTTTGATAAGAAATTAGAAGAATTATCCTTTTTAGAAAAAAAATATCCTGAATTCCATAACCCTACTTCACCCACAATAAAAATAGGAGCAGAGATTCATGAAACTTCCTCTCTATCTATAGTTCATAAATACAAAATGTACTCTCTTCAAAACTCCTACTCTAAGAAAGAATTAATAATTTGGAAAAAAAAAATCAGTAAATCAATTGATCTTTTATCCTTTGTGTGTGAACTCAAATATGATGGAGTATCTATTAATTTAATTTATAAAAACGGATTTTTAACAAATGCGGTTACTCGTGGAAATGGAGAAAAAGGAGAAGATGTCACAGAAAATATAAAAACTATAAAATACATTCCCTTAAAATTAAGAGGAAATAATTATCCCGCGTATCTTGAAATACGTGGAGAAGTTTTTCTTCCTACAAAAAATTTTATAGAAATAAATAAAAAACGTATAAAAAGTGGACAAATTCCTTATGCTAATCCAAGAAATACGGCTAGTGGAACACTTAAAATTCATGATCACAAAGAAGTACGTAAAAGAAATTTATTTTGTATAGCATTTCATGTTGCAGGAAAAAATTTGCCTTTTGACACACAATATGAATCTCTAAAACACATAAAAAATTGGGGGTTTCAAGTTCCAGAAACAGCACGTTTTTGTAAGAACATGGAAGAAGTATTTCATTTCATAGATTTTTGGAGTCTATGGAAAGAGAAACTCCCCTACCAAATCGATGGCATAGTTATTAAAGTAAATGAATATCAAAAACAATCCATTTTAGGATTCACCAATAAATATCCACGATGGGCCATCGCCTATAAATTCAGACAAAAACTGTCTGAAACCAAATTATTAAGCCTAACGTTCCAAGTAGGACGTACTGGAGTCATTACTCCTGTCGCCAATGTAGTTCCTATTTCTATTTCTGGAACCAGAATCAAAAGAGTTGCTCTTTATAATGACAGTTTTATACAAAAAATGGGAATTCATTATGGAGATTCACTTTTATTAGAAAAAGGTGGAAATATTATACCAAAAGTAACAGAAATCAATATCAAAAAAAGATCTAGTCAAGCATTTCCTGTATTCTTTTTAAAAAAATGTCCATCATGCAATAGTATATTAACAAAAAAAAATGAATTATTTTATTGTCCAAATCAAAACTGTTCTTCTCAAAGAATAGAAAAAATAAAACATTTTGTGAGCGAAAAGGCTATGAATATTCAAAAAATTGGAAGTGAAATGATAAAAAAACTATACAAAAAAGGTTTTTTATATAGTTTTTACAATTTATATGAATTGAAAAAAGAAGAACTCCTTCAAATAGATGGGATCAAAGAAAAATTGGCAGATAGCGTTATAAACAACATAAAAAAATCTAAATCTAATCCCTTTGATAGAGTCTTATATGCCTTGGGTATTCGTCATGTAGGAGAATATCTTTCAAAGAAATTAACCGAACACTTTTTGGAGATCGATTCTTTAATGCATGCAAATTATGATCATTTAATTTCTATTTCAGGCATAGGAAAAAAAATTACAAAAAGCATAATCACTTATTTTTCAATTTATGAAAATGAACACGTCATTAAAATGCTAATCAAATATGGATTACATTTTTCGAAATCTTCTATGAGTAAAAAGTTTTCTTATTTTTCTTCTATTGAAGGAAAATCTTTTGTCTTTACAGGAAAACTATCTTGTATGACCCGAAATCAAGCTAAAAATATGGTAGAAAATCTAGGTGGAAGAGTTTATCATACTGTCAATAATCAAATCAATTTCATAGTAGTTGGAAAAAATTTCGGTTCCAAATTTAAAAAAAGTATGGAAAAAAATCATGTAAAAATTTTAACAGAAAATCTTTTTCTGGATATGCTTGAAAAAGAAAAAAAAGAAAAAGAAATCAAATTTTAA
- the lon gene encoding endopeptidase La — MLLKNIFTESGFESEAEFIPLMSQDEEDQLLKDDIPEQLCILTVRNMVLYSGIVFPIIAGKSGSIQLLQDAYGFDKTVGVLTQKNSGIENLSEKDLYSIGTVAKILKLLKMPDGNTTVILQGKRRFKVNRFIQNDPYFKAEIIALEENKPSCKDKEYLALVESIKEIAIKIIQDNPNIPSEASIAIRNIESPSFLINFVAANMNLATRDKQKLLEYNDLKKRAMETLRFLNVEHQQIKLKNDIQSRVRSDMDQQQREYFLHQQIKAIQEELGDISYEKEIDEMRSKASRKKWTKEAKKQFDRELLKMQRINPQMPEYTVQRNYLELMIDLPWGRYSKDSFDLEYAQKILDRDHYGLEKVKERIIEYLAVLKLRGDMRSPILCFYGPPGVGKTSLGRSIATALKRKYVRISLGGLHDESEIRGHRRTYIGAMPGRLLQSIRKVGTSNPVFVIDEIDKMGLGTNGDPSSAMLEVLDPEQNTSFYDNFLEMGYDLSKVLFIATANSLSHIQPALIDRMEVIEMNGYTVEEKTQIVKKHILPKQLKDNGLKKSDLILRTKQIEKVIESYTRESGLRTLEKHIAKLARYVAKHIAMNKKYVKHLSIEKIESILGIPNDPDRYEENNVPGVVTGLAWTHFGGDILYIESSLSKGKGNLSITGNLGEVMKESATIALQYIKANYKKFNIDPIMFEEKNVHVHVPEGAVPKDGPSAGITMLTSLVSSFTKRKLRPHLAMTGEITLRGKVLPVGGIKEKILAAKRANIKEIILSQDNKKDVEEIKPEHLKGLTFDYVRNMNDVIHLALL, encoded by the coding sequence ATGTTACTAAAAAATATATTTACAGAATCTGGATTCGAGTCTGAAGCTGAGTTTATACCCTTAATGAGTCAAGATGAAGAGGATCAGCTTCTTAAGGACGATATTCCTGAACAATTATGTATCTTAACAGTCAGAAATATGGTTTTGTATTCCGGAATTGTTTTTCCAATCATAGCAGGAAAAAGTGGATCCATTCAATTGTTACAAGATGCTTATGGATTTGATAAAACGGTTGGAGTATTAACACAAAAAAATTCTGGAATAGAAAATCTCAGTGAGAAAGATTTGTATTCTATTGGAACGGTTGCTAAAATATTGAAATTACTAAAAATGCCTGATGGAAATACCACTGTGATTTTACAGGGAAAAAGAAGATTCAAAGTCAATCGTTTTATTCAAAATGATCCCTATTTTAAAGCAGAAATCATAGCTTTAGAAGAAAATAAACCTTCCTGCAAGGATAAAGAATACCTAGCTTTGGTTGAATCTATAAAGGAAATTGCCATAAAAATCATTCAGGATAACCCCAATATTCCATCAGAAGCGAGTATTGCCATTCGGAATATAGAAAGTCCTTCTTTTTTAATCAACTTTGTAGCAGCTAATATGAATTTAGCTACCAGAGATAAACAAAAATTGTTAGAATACAATGATTTAAAAAAAAGAGCAATGGAAACATTGCGTTTTCTCAACGTAGAACATCAACAAATTAAATTAAAAAATGATATTCAATCTCGTGTTCGCAGTGATATGGATCAACAACAGAGAGAATATTTTTTGCATCAGCAAATTAAAGCCATACAAGAAGAATTAGGAGATATTTCTTATGAAAAAGAAATTGATGAAATGCGTTCTAAGGCGTCCAGAAAAAAATGGACAAAAGAAGCAAAGAAACAGTTTGACAGAGAGTTACTAAAAATGCAAAGAATTAATCCTCAAATGCCTGAATACACAGTTCAAAGAAACTATCTAGAATTGATGATAGACCTCCCTTGGGGGAGATATTCAAAAGATAGTTTTGATTTAGAATATGCACAAAAAATATTAGATAGAGACCACTATGGGCTGGAAAAAGTTAAAGAACGTATTATAGAATATTTAGCTGTCTTAAAATTAAGAGGAGACATGCGTTCTCCTATTCTATGCTTTTACGGTCCACCTGGAGTAGGAAAAACTTCCTTAGGAAGATCTATAGCCACTGCACTGAAAAGAAAATACGTACGTATTTCTTTAGGGGGATTACATGATGAATCTGAAATTCGTGGACACAGAAGGACTTATATAGGAGCCATGCCTGGTAGGCTATTGCAATCTATACGAAAAGTAGGAACTTCCAACCCTGTTTTTGTGATAGACGAAATAGATAAAATGGGTTTAGGGACAAATGGAGATCCTTCTTCCGCTATGTTAGAAGTTTTAGATCCTGAACAAAATACCTCTTTTTACGACAATTTTTTAGAAATGGGTTATGATTTGTCAAAAGTATTGTTTATTGCTACAGCAAATTCACTTTCCCATATCCAACCAGCTCTTATAGATAGGATGGAGGTTATAGAAATGAATGGATATACAGTAGAAGAAAAAACACAAATTGTTAAGAAACACATACTTCCTAAGCAACTAAAAGACAATGGATTAAAAAAATCAGATTTAATACTTAGAACGAAACAAATAGAAAAAGTCATTGAAAGTTATACCAGAGAATCTGGATTGAGAACTTTGGAAAAGCATATTGCTAAATTAGCACGTTATGTAGCCAAGCATATTGCTATGAATAAAAAATATGTGAAACATTTAAGTATTGAAAAAATAGAAAGTATTCTTGGAATTCCAAATGATCCAGACCGTTATGAAGAAAATAATGTTCCAGGTGTGGTTACAGGTTTAGCTTGGACTCATTTTGGTGGAGATATTTTATATATTGAATCCAGTTTATCTAAGGGAAAAGGAAATTTAAGTATTACTGGAAATTTAGGAGAAGTCATGAAAGAATCTGCAACAATTGCTTTGCAGTATATTAAAGCTAATTATAAAAAATTTAACATAGATCCTATCATGTTTGAAGAAAAAAATGTACATGTTCATGTTCCTGAAGGGGCTGTTCCCAAAGATGGACCATCTGCAGGAATAACAATGTTAACCTCTTTAGTATCAAGTTTTACGAAAAGGAAGTTAAGACCTCATTTAGCTATGACAGGAGAAATAACCCTGAGAGGGAAAGTCCTTCCTGTAGGTGGGATTAAAGAAAAAATTCTAGCGGCTAAACGGGCTAATATTAAAGAAATTATTCTTTCACAGGACAATAAAAAAGATGTAGAAGAAATTAAACCAGAACATTTAAAAGGATTAACCTTTGATTATGTTAGAAATATGAATGATGTGATTCATTTAGCTTTATTGTAA
- the lysA gene encoding diaminopimelate decarboxylase has product MNELENMSSSIHREHLIQLAKKYGTPLYIYDSCKIKKQYIKMKNAFSGINNLIINYACKANTNLNILKFLQKLGSGLDTVSIQEVELGLKAGFQPKKIIFTPNCVSIQEIKKAVGFGVRITLDNLSILEQFGEYYPNYSIGIRINPHIMAGGNSKISVGHIDSKFGISYYQIPHMKRILKNTGLKIEGFHMHTGSDILDIKSFLEGAKILFQTAIDFPNLDYIDFGSGFKVQYKKNDVKTDLTSLSHFITEKFKDFCKNYGSKIALIFEPGKFLVSESGYFLVNVNVIKHTTSTVFSGVDSGFNHFLRPMFYNAYHCIENISNPNGRFRFYTVVGYICESDTFGLNRKIQEIREGDILCMKNAGAYCFSMSSNYNSRYRPAEVLIFKGKDFLIRKRETMQDLLRNIVEIHM; this is encoded by the coding sequence ATGAATGAATTAGAAAATATGAGTTCCTCAATTCATAGAGAACATTTAATTCAATTAGCGAAAAAATACGGAACTCCACTTTATATATACGATTCTTGCAAAATCAAGAAACAATATATTAAGATGAAAAATGCTTTCAGTGGGATCAATAATTTAATAATTAATTATGCTTGTAAAGCTAATACTAATCTGAATATATTAAAATTTTTACAAAAATTAGGAAGTGGATTAGATACCGTATCTATACAGGAAGTAGAACTAGGATTAAAAGCTGGTTTTCAGCCTAAAAAAATTATATTCACACCTAACTGTGTTTCTATTCAAGAAATCAAAAAAGCCGTCGGTTTTGGGGTTAGAATCACCCTAGATAATCTATCCATTTTAGAACAGTTTGGAGAATATTATCCAAATTATTCTATAGGGATAAGAATTAATCCGCATATTATGGCAGGAGGAAATTCAAAAATTTCAGTAGGACATATTGATTCTAAATTTGGAATTTCTTATTATCAAATTCCTCATATGAAAAGAATATTAAAAAATACAGGACTCAAAATAGAAGGATTTCATATGCATACAGGATCTGATATATTAGATATAAAATCCTTTTTAGAAGGAGCAAAAATATTGTTTCAAACAGCTATCGATTTTCCAAATCTTGATTATATTGATTTTGGAAGTGGTTTTAAAGTTCAATATAAAAAAAATGATGTAAAAACGGATCTTACTTCTTTAAGTCATTTTATTACGGAAAAATTTAAAGATTTTTGTAAAAATTACGGAAGTAAAATTGCTTTGATTTTTGAACCAGGTAAATTTTTAGTTAGTGAATCTGGATATTTTTTAGTTAATGTCAATGTCATCAAACATACGACTTCGACTGTATTTTCTGGAGTAGATTCAGGCTTTAATCATTTCCTTCGTCCTATGTTTTATAATGCTTATCACTGTATTGAAAATATTTCTAATCCAAACGGTCGTTTTCGCTTTTACACGGTCGTTGGATATATTTGTGAATCGGATACCTTTGGTTTGAATCGAAAAATTCAAGAAATCCGTGAAGGAGACATTTTGTGCATGAAAAATGCGGGGGCTTACTGTTTTTCTATGTCTTCTAATTATAATTCTCGTTATAGACCTGCTGAAGTTTTGATTTTTAAGGGAAAAGATTTTCTGATAAGAAAAAGAGAAACTATGCAAGATCTTCTTAGAAACATTGTGGAAATTCACATGTAA